One window from the genome of Coturnix japonica isolate 7356 linkage group LGE64, Coturnix japonica 2.1, whole genome shotgun sequence encodes:
- the LOC107325876 gene encoding zinc finger protein 70-like isoform X2 has protein sequence MRDSCLSWHPASGVMEEQPASPASDSPFSLRRVCISEDEPEDEEQEEAPEEDTTQVQMEKGSLKQDRIGSPQCSARCWQGRGVLIPQGTESPGQRVEEEPEELQPCRKHRLNLKPKTSLIPTSPGEGERSEEPGPSRGKKLRLIWGQSSDFRRKKNLGENGLEKAPMLPQSSEEEEEEGKASRSCSPEPPLHGDARPKPDFVQLIDEHGIYSTAKLVLGSTVGELEEAAVVLPPHLKRGASGAAEFEIREVIVDEKPFQCGVCEKAFKRAWELFSHEVVHNEERPFRCDLCEASFKRHSDFKSHRLVHTEERPFRCELCGKRFKRSSNLQEHRRIHTGERPFHCACCDKSFKTPYELQRHTLTHCTEKPFKCADCGKDFPTSNALLLHQRQHCDDKPHVCGVCGKKFTYGHSLKVHERVHTGDRPFVCPLCGKGFKQSNALSSHERVHTGERPFVCKTCGKAFKQSSYLVIHERAHTGERPYKCEACGKAFARPSLLLQHHRVHSQERPYKCSFCHKFFKDLAYLAVHEKVHTGETPYKCSVCDKGFAHPSNLLQHQRVHRDG, from the coding sequence AGATTCGTGTCTGAGTTGGCATCCAGCATCTGGAGTCatggaagagcagccagcttctccagcttctgATTCTCCATTTTCTCTGCGGCGGgtctgcatttctgaagatgAACCTGAAGATGAAGAGCAGGAAGAGGCTCCGGAGGAGGATACAACCCAAGTACAGATGGAGAAAGGCTCCCTGAAGCAAGACAGGATTGGTTCTCCTCAGTGTTCAGCACGGTGCTGGCAAGGACGTGGTGTTCTCATCCCACAGGGCACAGAAAGCCCTGGCCAAAGGGTGGAAGAGGAACCTGAGGAGTTGCAGCCATGCAGGAAGCACCGGCTGAACCTGAAGCCCAAAACGAGCCTGATCCCAACGTCTccaggagaaggggaaagatCTGAAGAGCCTGGGCCCTCAAGGGGAAAGAAGCTGCGCTTGATCTGGGGCCAGTCCAGTGACTTCAGACGGAAGAAAAACCTTGGGGAGAATGGGTTGGAGAAAGCTCCCATGTTGCCACAGAGCAGcgaagaggaagaagaggagggaaaagcTTCTCGGTCTTGCTCCCCCGAGCCACCTCTTCATGGGGATGCTCGTCCCAAGCCAGATTTTGTGCAACTGATCGATGAGCACGGCATTTACTCCACGGCCAAGCTGGTGCTGGGCAGCACGGtgggagagctggaggaggcGGCAGTGGTGCTGCCTCCACACCTGAAGCGTGGGGCAAGCGGGGCCGCTGAGTTTGAGATCCGTGAGGTGATTGTGGACGAGAAGCCCTTCCAGTGTGGTGTGTGTGAGAAAGCCTTCAAACGTGCTTGGGAGCTCTTCAGCCACGAGGTTGTGCACAATGAGGAGCGGCCTTTCCGCTGCGATCTCTGCGAGGCTTCCTTCAAGAGACACTCAGACTTCAAGAGCCACCGCTTGGTACACACAGAGGAGCGGCCCTTCCGATGCGAGCTCTGTGGGAAGCGCTTCAAACGTTCTTCTAACCTCCAGGAGCACCGGCGCATTCACACAGGTGAACGTCCTTTCCACTGCGCCTGCTGTGATAAGAGCTTCAAGACACCCTACGAGCTGCAGCGTCACACCCTGACCCACTGCACTGAGAAACCTTTCAAGTGCGCAGATTGTGGGAAGGATTTCCCCACTTCCAATGCTCTCCTCCTACACCAGAGGCAGCACTGCGATGACAAGCCCCACGTCTGCGGTGTCTGCGGTAAGAAGTTCACCTACGGCCACAGCCTCAAAGTTCATGAGCGTGTGCACACGGGTGACCGCCCCTTCGTCTGCCCGCTCTGTGGAAAAGGTTTCAAGCAGTCCAATGCACTTTCCTCCCATGAACGTGTGCACACGGGCGAGCGACCCTTTGTCTGCAAAACCTGCGGGAAGGCCTTCAAGCAGTCGTCCTACCTCGTGATCCATGAGCGGGCTCACACTGGGGAGCGACCCTATAAATGCGAAGCGTGTGGGAAAGCCTTTGCACGcccctccttgctgctgcagcaccaccGCGTGCACAGCCAGGAGAGGCCCTACAAATGCAGCTTCTGCCACAAGTTCTTCAAGGACTTGGCCTACCTGGCAGTGCATGAGAAGGTGCACACAGGCGAAACCCCCTACAAGTGCAGTGTCTGTGACAAGGGCTTTGCTCACCCCTCCaatctgctgcagcaccagcgCGTGCACCGTGACGGCTGA
- the LOC107325876 gene encoding zinc finger protein 70-like isoform X1, with translation MRSWLQTEVASLTGGRGAAVGPGWGASGDSCLSWHPASGVMEEQPASPASDSPFSLRRVCISEDEPEDEEQEEAPEEDTTQVQMEKGSLKQDRIGSPQCSARCWQGRGVLIPQGTESPGQRVEEEPEELQPCRKHRLNLKPKTSLIPTSPGEGERSEEPGPSRGKKLRLIWGQSSDFRRKKNLGENGLEKAPMLPQSSEEEEEEGKASRSCSPEPPLHGDARPKPDFVQLIDEHGIYSTAKLVLGSTVGELEEAAVVLPPHLKRGASGAAEFEIREVIVDEKPFQCGVCEKAFKRAWELFSHEVVHNEERPFRCDLCEASFKRHSDFKSHRLVHTEERPFRCELCGKRFKRSSNLQEHRRIHTGERPFHCACCDKSFKTPYELQRHTLTHCTEKPFKCADCGKDFPTSNALLLHQRQHCDDKPHVCGVCGKKFTYGHSLKVHERVHTGDRPFVCPLCGKGFKQSNALSSHERVHTGERPFVCKTCGKAFKQSSYLVIHERAHTGERPYKCEACGKAFARPSLLLQHHRVHSQERPYKCSFCHKFFKDLAYLAVHEKVHTGETPYKCSVCDKGFAHPSNLLQHQRVHRDG, from the coding sequence AGATTCGTGTCTGAGTTGGCATCCAGCATCTGGAGTCatggaagagcagccagcttctccagcttctgATTCTCCATTTTCTCTGCGGCGGgtctgcatttctgaagatgAACCTGAAGATGAAGAGCAGGAAGAGGCTCCGGAGGAGGATACAACCCAAGTACAGATGGAGAAAGGCTCCCTGAAGCAAGACAGGATTGGTTCTCCTCAGTGTTCAGCACGGTGCTGGCAAGGACGTGGTGTTCTCATCCCACAGGGCACAGAAAGCCCTGGCCAAAGGGTGGAAGAGGAACCTGAGGAGTTGCAGCCATGCAGGAAGCACCGGCTGAACCTGAAGCCCAAAACGAGCCTGATCCCAACGTCTccaggagaaggggaaagatCTGAAGAGCCTGGGCCCTCAAGGGGAAAGAAGCTGCGCTTGATCTGGGGCCAGTCCAGTGACTTCAGACGGAAGAAAAACCTTGGGGAGAATGGGTTGGAGAAAGCTCCCATGTTGCCACAGAGCAGcgaagaggaagaagaggagggaaaagcTTCTCGGTCTTGCTCCCCCGAGCCACCTCTTCATGGGGATGCTCGTCCCAAGCCAGATTTTGTGCAACTGATCGATGAGCACGGCATTTACTCCACGGCCAAGCTGGTGCTGGGCAGCACGGtgggagagctggaggaggcGGCAGTGGTGCTGCCTCCACACCTGAAGCGTGGGGCAAGCGGGGCCGCTGAGTTTGAGATCCGTGAGGTGATTGTGGACGAGAAGCCCTTCCAGTGTGGTGTGTGTGAGAAAGCCTTCAAACGTGCTTGGGAGCTCTTCAGCCACGAGGTTGTGCACAATGAGGAGCGGCCTTTCCGCTGCGATCTCTGCGAGGCTTCCTTCAAGAGACACTCAGACTTCAAGAGCCACCGCTTGGTACACACAGAGGAGCGGCCCTTCCGATGCGAGCTCTGTGGGAAGCGCTTCAAACGTTCTTCTAACCTCCAGGAGCACCGGCGCATTCACACAGGTGAACGTCCTTTCCACTGCGCCTGCTGTGATAAGAGCTTCAAGACACCCTACGAGCTGCAGCGTCACACCCTGACCCACTGCACTGAGAAACCTTTCAAGTGCGCAGATTGTGGGAAGGATTTCCCCACTTCCAATGCTCTCCTCCTACACCAGAGGCAGCACTGCGATGACAAGCCCCACGTCTGCGGTGTCTGCGGTAAGAAGTTCACCTACGGCCACAGCCTCAAAGTTCATGAGCGTGTGCACACGGGTGACCGCCCCTTCGTCTGCCCGCTCTGTGGAAAAGGTTTCAAGCAGTCCAATGCACTTTCCTCCCATGAACGTGTGCACACGGGCGAGCGACCCTTTGTCTGCAAAACCTGCGGGAAGGCCTTCAAGCAGTCGTCCTACCTCGTGATCCATGAGCGGGCTCACACTGGGGAGCGACCCTATAAATGCGAAGCGTGTGGGAAAGCCTTTGCACGcccctccttgctgctgcagcaccaccGCGTGCACAGCCAGGAGAGGCCCTACAAATGCAGCTTCTGCCACAAGTTCTTCAAGGACTTGGCCTACCTGGCAGTGCATGAGAAGGTGCACACAGGCGAAACCCCCTACAAGTGCAGTGTCTGTGACAAGGGCTTTGCTCACCCCTCCaatctgctgcagcaccagcgCGTGCACCGTGACGGCTGA
- the LOC107325876 gene encoding zinc finger protein 70-like isoform X3: MEEQPASPASDSPFSLRRVCISEDEPEDEEQEEAPEEDTTQVQMEKGSLKQDRIGSPQCSARCWQGRGVLIPQGTESPGQRVEEEPEELQPCRKHRLNLKPKTSLIPTSPGEGERSEEPGPSRGKKLRLIWGQSSDFRRKKNLGENGLEKAPMLPQSSEEEEEEGKASRSCSPEPPLHGDARPKPDFVQLIDEHGIYSTAKLVLGSTVGELEEAAVVLPPHLKRGASGAAEFEIREVIVDEKPFQCGVCEKAFKRAWELFSHEVVHNEERPFRCDLCEASFKRHSDFKSHRLVHTEERPFRCELCGKRFKRSSNLQEHRRIHTGERPFHCACCDKSFKTPYELQRHTLTHCTEKPFKCADCGKDFPTSNALLLHQRQHCDDKPHVCGVCGKKFTYGHSLKVHERVHTGDRPFVCPLCGKGFKQSNALSSHERVHTGERPFVCKTCGKAFKQSSYLVIHERAHTGERPYKCEACGKAFARPSLLLQHHRVHSQERPYKCSFCHKFFKDLAYLAVHEKVHTGETPYKCSVCDKGFAHPSNLLQHQRVHRDG, from the coding sequence atggaagagcagccagcttctccagcttctgATTCTCCATTTTCTCTGCGGCGGgtctgcatttctgaagatgAACCTGAAGATGAAGAGCAGGAAGAGGCTCCGGAGGAGGATACAACCCAAGTACAGATGGAGAAAGGCTCCCTGAAGCAAGACAGGATTGGTTCTCCTCAGTGTTCAGCACGGTGCTGGCAAGGACGTGGTGTTCTCATCCCACAGGGCACAGAAAGCCCTGGCCAAAGGGTGGAAGAGGAACCTGAGGAGTTGCAGCCATGCAGGAAGCACCGGCTGAACCTGAAGCCCAAAACGAGCCTGATCCCAACGTCTccaggagaaggggaaagatCTGAAGAGCCTGGGCCCTCAAGGGGAAAGAAGCTGCGCTTGATCTGGGGCCAGTCCAGTGACTTCAGACGGAAGAAAAACCTTGGGGAGAATGGGTTGGAGAAAGCTCCCATGTTGCCACAGAGCAGcgaagaggaagaagaggagggaaaagcTTCTCGGTCTTGCTCCCCCGAGCCACCTCTTCATGGGGATGCTCGTCCCAAGCCAGATTTTGTGCAACTGATCGATGAGCACGGCATTTACTCCACGGCCAAGCTGGTGCTGGGCAGCACGGtgggagagctggaggaggcGGCAGTGGTGCTGCCTCCACACCTGAAGCGTGGGGCAAGCGGGGCCGCTGAGTTTGAGATCCGTGAGGTGATTGTGGACGAGAAGCCCTTCCAGTGTGGTGTGTGTGAGAAAGCCTTCAAACGTGCTTGGGAGCTCTTCAGCCACGAGGTTGTGCACAATGAGGAGCGGCCTTTCCGCTGCGATCTCTGCGAGGCTTCCTTCAAGAGACACTCAGACTTCAAGAGCCACCGCTTGGTACACACAGAGGAGCGGCCCTTCCGATGCGAGCTCTGTGGGAAGCGCTTCAAACGTTCTTCTAACCTCCAGGAGCACCGGCGCATTCACACAGGTGAACGTCCTTTCCACTGCGCCTGCTGTGATAAGAGCTTCAAGACACCCTACGAGCTGCAGCGTCACACCCTGACCCACTGCACTGAGAAACCTTTCAAGTGCGCAGATTGTGGGAAGGATTTCCCCACTTCCAATGCTCTCCTCCTACACCAGAGGCAGCACTGCGATGACAAGCCCCACGTCTGCGGTGTCTGCGGTAAGAAGTTCACCTACGGCCACAGCCTCAAAGTTCATGAGCGTGTGCACACGGGTGACCGCCCCTTCGTCTGCCCGCTCTGTGGAAAAGGTTTCAAGCAGTCCAATGCACTTTCCTCCCATGAACGTGTGCACACGGGCGAGCGACCCTTTGTCTGCAAAACCTGCGGGAAGGCCTTCAAGCAGTCGTCCTACCTCGTGATCCATGAGCGGGCTCACACTGGGGAGCGACCCTATAAATGCGAAGCGTGTGGGAAAGCCTTTGCACGcccctccttgctgctgcagcaccaccGCGTGCACAGCCAGGAGAGGCCCTACAAATGCAGCTTCTGCCACAAGTTCTTCAAGGACTTGGCCTACCTGGCAGTGCATGAGAAGGTGCACACAGGCGAAACCCCCTACAAGTGCAGTGTCTGTGACAAGGGCTTTGCTCACCCCTCCaatctgctgcagcaccagcgCGTGCACCGTGACGGCTGA